In Cryptomeria japonica chromosome 10, Sugi_1.0, whole genome shotgun sequence, a genomic segment contains:
- the LOC131069383 gene encoding protein ELC isoform X2 yields MCEGAMVPPVTGPGQSTHSSVQFLNNVLSQRGPSALPYDEDVKWLIRQHLVSVIQEFPSLQAKTAMFSHNDGRTMNLLQAEGTVPMYYQDVMYNIPVIIWLLESYPRQPPCVYVTPTRDMIIKSGHPHVNASGMVSIHYLQAWVFPSSNLVDLVRNLSLLFGQDPPLYTKQSAPQTRPSPPPHTAQSVQMNPIQSSHMTSTSLPHGSNPNAQGALVRPPVPGPRGGYIYNNHRLPPSPQRPPHMEDPSEVFKRNAINKLVEMLHNDMAELRKTTEVEMDGLFNTQAVLRQREEQLERGLREMQEEKEGLEQQLQVTLTNTDVLETWLRNNEDKKRDTIDIDNVFELCDALSKQMLECSAADLAIEDILYSLDKAVQEGTIPVDAYLKNVRALSREQFFQRATAAKVRAAQMQSQVASMASRVSYIS; encoded by the exons ATGTGTGAG GGCGCCATGGTGCCCCCTGTGACAGGGCCAGGCCAGAGCACTCATTCATCGGTGCAGTTCCTGAACAACGTCCTCTCCCAAAGGGGCCCTTCCGCCCTGCCCTACGATGAAGATGTGAAATGGCTCATCAGGCAACATCTGGTCTCTGTGATTCAAGAATTCCCTAGCCTCCAGGCCAAGACTGCAATGTTCAGCCATAACGATGGGAGAACGATGAATTTGTTGCAGGCAGAGGGAACAGTGCCTATGTATTACCAGGATGTGATGTACAATATCCCTGTTATCATCTGGCTTTTGGAGTCATACCCCCGCCAGCCTCCCTGTGTTTATGTGACTCCCACAAGGGATATGATCATTAAGAGCGGACATCCACATGTCAACGCATCAGGTATGGTTTCAATCCATTATTTGCAAGCATGGGTATTTCCTAGCTCTAATCTTGTAGATCTAGTTAGGAATTTGAGCCTCTTGTTTGGTCAGGATCCTCCCCTTTATACAAAACAGAGTGCCCCACAGACTAGGCCTTCACCTCCTCCTCACACTGCTCAATCTGTACAGATGAATCCAATACAGAGTTCCCACATGACATCCACTTCATTACCTCATGGTTCTAATCCTAATGCCCAGGGTGCCCTTGTTAGGCCTCCTGTACCTGGGCCCAGGGGCGGTTACATTTACAACAACCATAGACTTCCACCCTCCCCTCAAAGGCCCCCCCATATGGAAGATCCATCAGAAGTTTTTAAGAGGAATGCCATCAATAAATTGGTAGAAATGCTGCATAATGACATGGCTGAATTGAGAAAAACAACGGAGGTAGAGATGGATGGATTGTTCAATACTCAAGCGGTATTGCGACAGAGAGAGGAGCAGCTTGAGAGGGGGTTAAGGGAAATGCAGGAGGAGAAAGAAGGGTTGGAGCAGCAATTGCAAGTGACTCTAACAAACACTGATGTGTTAGAAACATGGTTGAGGAATAACGAGGATAAGAAGAGGGAcactattgatattgataatgTCTTTGAGCTTTGTGATGCTCTATCAAAGCAGATGCTAGAGTGCAGTGCTGCAGATCTGGCTATTGAAGACATTTTATACTCCTTGGATAAAGCTGTTCAGGAGGGTACAATTCCTGTTGATGCTTATCTGAAGAATGTGAGAGCACTGTCCCGGGAACAGTTCTTTCAACGTGCAACTGCTGCAAAAGTTAGAGCTGCACAGATGCAGTCCCAAGTTGCTAGCATGGCATCTAGGGTCTCTTATATTTCGTAA
- the LOC131069383 gene encoding protein ELC isoform X1 produces the protein MLTGSPSFRCVRCRFSLFFLLFPWPGQSTHSSVQFLNNVLSQRGPSALPYDEDVKWLIRQHLVSVIQEFPSLQAKTAMFSHNDGRTMNLLQAEGTVPMYYQDVMYNIPVIIWLLESYPRQPPCVYVTPTRDMIIKSGHPHVNASGMVSIHYLQAWVFPSSNLVDLVRNLSLLFGQDPPLYTKQSAPQTRPSPPPHTAQSVQMNPIQSSHMTSTSLPHGSNPNAQGALVRPPVPGPRGGYIYNNHRLPPSPQRPPHMEDPSEVFKRNAINKLVEMLHNDMAELRKTTEVEMDGLFNTQAVLRQREEQLERGLREMQEEKEGLEQQLQVTLTNTDVLETWLRNNEDKKRDTIDIDNVFELCDALSKQMLECSAADLAIEDILYSLDKAVQEGTIPVDAYLKNVRALSREQFFQRATAAKVRAAQMQSQVASMASRVSYIS, from the exons ATGCTGACGGGATCGCCCTCCTTTAGATGTGTGAGGTGTcggttttctctatttttcttgcTCTTCCCTT GGCCAGGCCAGAGCACTCATTCATCGGTGCAGTTCCTGAACAACGTCCTCTCCCAAAGGGGCCCTTCCGCCCTGCCCTACGATGAAGATGTGAAATGGCTCATCAGGCAACATCTGGTCTCTGTGATTCAAGAATTCCCTAGCCTCCAGGCCAAGACTGCAATGTTCAGCCATAACGATGGGAGAACGATGAATTTGTTGCAGGCAGAGGGAACAGTGCCTATGTATTACCAGGATGTGATGTACAATATCCCTGTTATCATCTGGCTTTTGGAGTCATACCCCCGCCAGCCTCCCTGTGTTTATGTGACTCCCACAAGGGATATGATCATTAAGAGCGGACATCCACATGTCAACGCATCAGGTATGGTTTCAATCCATTATTTGCAAGCATGGGTATTTCCTAGCTCTAATCTTGTAGATCTAGTTAGGAATTTGAGCCTCTTGTTTGGTCAGGATCCTCCCCTTTATACAAAACAGAGTGCCCCACAGACTAGGCCTTCACCTCCTCCTCACACTGCTCAATCTGTACAGATGAATCCAATACAGAGTTCCCACATGACATCCACTTCATTACCTCATGGTTCTAATCCTAATGCCCAGGGTGCCCTTGTTAGGCCTCCTGTACCTGGGCCCAGGGGCGGTTACATTTACAACAACCATAGACTTCCACCCTCCCCTCAAAGGCCCCCCCATATGGAAGATCCATCAGAAGTTTTTAAGAGGAATGCCATCAATAAATTGGTAGAAATGCTGCATAATGACATGGCTGAATTGAGAAAAACAACGGAGGTAGAGATGGATGGATTGTTCAATACTCAAGCGGTATTGCGACAGAGAGAGGAGCAGCTTGAGAGGGGGTTAAGGGAAATGCAGGAGGAGAAAGAAGGGTTGGAGCAGCAATTGCAAGTGACTCTAACAAACACTGATGTGTTAGAAACATGGTTGAGGAATAACGAGGATAAGAAGAGGGAcactattgatattgataatgTCTTTGAGCTTTGTGATGCTCTATCAAAGCAGATGCTAGAGTGCAGTGCTGCAGATCTGGCTATTGAAGACATTTTATACTCCTTGGATAAAGCTGTTCAGGAGGGTACAATTCCTGTTGATGCTTATCTGAAGAATGTGAGAGCACTGTCCCGGGAACAGTTCTTTCAACGTGCAACTGCTGCAAAAGTTAGAGCTGCACAGATGCAGTCCCAAGTTGCTAGCATGGCATCTAGGGTCTCTTATATTTCGTAA